TTTgaagacttcttttttttttgagattgTGTGTCGGAGAAGGAATGTAATGTGGCAGTGGGTAGGAGGTTTGGGGTGGGTGTTTATGCTGTGGTGGTAATGGAATACTTTGACTTTTCATGGAGTGAGGGGGGAGAAATATGAAGTCACACTGGGACCTTGAATTCTGGCCTACAAAACAATTCatacgctctgcacatcgtctcctTGGCACCtgcctatatgccaagtttgaataCCTTGAGTGGTTATTCAGTAATGCTCTGGACATCACATGACAGATAAATTTATCtttgctgtaaccttgacctttgacctaaataCCTATTTTATGCCCTTGAATACTCAGGCACAAGAATATTCAAGGTTTCTTttatgtgtgtgtggggggggggggggggtgagatgTTATGTGAGGGATTAGATGGGGTTGAATCAATGTGGTGGATTGTGTTGCACTCCCTGGCAATAAAAGTGATTGTGGGGAGTGATGGGGTAGTAATGAGGATTGTTGCACAACTCATCATCACTCTCCTATTTCCAAGTTAAAAGCCAGTATCTTCAATAGTTCTGAAGTCCTGCTTtgaacacaaaatacaaaggacaaaTTTAaactcagtttgtgaccttgaccactgaccAACCAACCAAGTTTGTGCCCTCTACACATTGTGTCATTGCCACCTTTTACCTATATGCCATGTTTGAAgccaataccttgaatggttaataagttatgctatTTATTAttacttaaccaaatcgggatgccgaTGCCGATGCACTgctgagtccaatagctctatctattctttgaaaagttgagctaaaaaaggtCTATACTAGTTTTCTGAAAATAATTCAACATGTAatgtaagttttaatttaaatgacATCACACCTTCTCATGTGACATTAGGGCCCAAGGTTATTAGCAGAATTTGGAGTCTGAGACCAATCTAGAAAACATCAGCATTTGATTGGCTCATTCTGATCTCTCTTTGAAACTAACCAATGGCATGGCtgctagggctgtcattgattggatcttaggcatatcgacgataccaatatatcagaagacaaatatcgacgatacatcgattattaagttagattaacaacttatttgttcatatgcatactatatacctccctgtaaatgctatttttagttttattgcctactatTCATATTGCTGTTTCATTGtgctgtatttgtatttatgaaataaaagaaataaataaaaattaataaaatctttcatttttattttgccttctcttctcttttgcatttatccaaatttgcaactttgtgaacttaagttgtttttgagggtctgagtgtttatctggatagttttttctttcgtaaaatatcgatttttgaaaatgggaatcgataatcgatcgacaaaaaaatatcgttgatatatTGATATCGTTTCTTTCGATGAGTGACAAGCAGAGTAATATTCCAAACTGAGTAATGTCTTTTTCCGTTGGATCTCCGTCATCTATTTGCTGTTTATTCCTCTTCCAAATTTTTTCTTTATCATCTTAGAACAATTACAGGCTTTTAAGCTCATCTTAGAACAAAATGCTCATGATGAGCTTTTAGAACCACTGGATGTCTGTTGTCTTACTAAAACTGTTCAAACAAGCTGTGCAACTCAACTCAGAAATCTAAGgccatcataaccctcttgtttcaGAAAGCAGACTCAAGGATGATtcatcttaacctttagcctgctggcggcaagtgattcagcctttgcgaccagtgcagaccaggatcaacctgcacatccgtgcagtctgatcatggtctgcactgttcgctattcagtcagtaaattttcagtaaacacccctagtaattataaatggtattgcccaaattgaatgatggaccagtctattatagaaatttagcaggctaagggttaaataaacaTCAACCACATACACAGCTgttgttaaatacatttaaaagaacaGCTATTTGTCTCGGAGCAGGCTCTCTACACTAGCATGTGTTTGCTGATGTTGCTCTGTAATTGTAAATTTACTAAAGACTTcatttaacttttagcctgctggcggcgagttattctgcctttgcgaccagtgcagaccaagatcagcctgcacatccgtgcagtctgatcatggtctgcactgttcgctattcagtcagtaaattttcagtaaacatcccttcgaataataaatggtattgcccaaattgaatgatggaccagtccattatagaaatatagcaggctaagggttaaagggaAAGAAAACCTGCAGTTGTTGGTCAGTAAGTAAGGATTGTTCTTAACAGATAATGCTATAACATTTTACAAACCTTTCTACAGATGACCTCAGTTCTGAAAGTACTACGACCTGCACTGTTTTCTGGCCTCTCTATAACATTTGGCAGACCTGTCTCTTCCtgtttgtaaacatcactaaaTGATGGCCAACCCGTGCCTGAATCGTACTTGCTGTCAGAGCTAAAACATCAAAATACAGACACAATGTAATTAATCtcaaacttgaaatttaaacgcAATACAAAATGACAAGTTAATCCATTTAGTACGCCTATGCTAGACAAATAATGTCTTAGCTCAGGTTACTCGATGAATCACCTTTAATAAACGACAAAAAAACGCTATTATCATTTAAACATAATCAAACATTTAAGTGCTCCATTTTGGTCCGGTTcttaactttaaagaaaaaaattctctAATTTTATTTGTGGCCGATATTTCAAAATGCCAGATTTTCagtatttctttacaaaaatagagcaaaaaaaaaaacatgagtgAAATTATCCAATGCTGATAACCTCTAATGAACTTAATCAAGTCTTTAAACTGAAATAGAGCACTTATTGCCTGTTTCAGCAACCTATGGTAAAagcattaacccttagcctgctaaatttctaaaatggactggtccatcattcagtttgggcaataccatttattatttgaaggggtgttcactgaaaatttactgactgaatagcgaacagtgcagaccatgatcagcctgcacggatgtgcaggctgatcttggtctgcactggtcgcaaaggcaaaaccaattgccgccagcaggctaagggttaatacatCAGTGTAAAAGGAAACCAGCTGTAATGATCTGATTCACCATACTTTATGAAACAGGcctaaaaatataagaaatgcaGGAATGATTTGTTCATTTGTGTCTATGAAACAAATTGAAATCTGCAATAAACTATGCTGAATTAGTAACATAACAAATGGTGGTTAAGACTGTTGGAAAGGTGGTTAAAACATGCTGGGTGCCTATGCTATACTTGAGTAATAAACCAgtatataaaaacttttttcagcAAAAAGAAAAAACGATTCAAGCTGCAAAAATGATATCTTCTAAAAAAGTGTAAATTATAATTTTTCGTAATTCGAAGTATATGAATCGGTTTCCAACAGTCTGTTAAACTGTTCAAATGATGCATGACTATGGGATATATGCTACCTGTGGTCACCCTTATTTTACCTGAAAAGACCCTCTCCACAGCATACACATGTGTAGGTGCCTCGCTCATAATGGCTGTTGTACATACCACTGAATGGCTGTTTAAGtatacagaaaataaacaaaaatattttaccaaactGTTACTACACTTATGAATGTAAAATGTACATTTCATTTCTAGGAACATCTGCATAATTTTTTACTTAAAGTTGTGCACATGTACCAGTAATGATAATTGGCAAtttctgtatatatattatatgatatattcttgtatatttacattcaccctattcctttccattgaaaattatgacgttcattttgtatgaactgcAAAAGGAAAGGCGCTAAAGTGACGTCAATGATGCTTAGCGATAACGGGCTGCTGTTTTGACAACACATGCGTACAGTCAGGGACgtgttccttagatgacgtcacagTTGTTCCGTTTGGTGAACAAAATGGCccggaagctgattttaatgttttaatacaacaaaatgtgtgcaatttataatataatcttgtttacaaatggaaagaaaatataatgtaaatatcagaaatgaaattttttggtgttcatgcgaaatgaacgacagaataggatcagcaaacTAAACATGAATCACGCTAGCCtatcctattctgttgttcattttgcatgaacaccgaaaaaaaatttcatttctaataaataaaatttcagcaTAAGCTTCGACCATTAGGATTGCTTATAAGATCACAATGATGTTCCACAACAACCAGAGAAGAAAAGTGGAGTCATATACAGTGATTGCATAATCAAACAGTAAGTGAGCACTGATCATCATTACAGGACCACAACCTAAGATTTGACTTTCAATTCTTTCATTCTAACAAGAGCGGTCAGTgcacagcgcgctcgactattctcagtgcttgatagtataaaataagcaatgagtaaaactttaacattataataagcatattctaagtcgaaaaggggccataattcagtcaaaatacttgatagagttgcctcctccttttcacagactggggtcatgatggtaacaagtacgcaaaatatgaaagcaatatctcaatggactttgaaaatatttggggtggcacgcaaactttaacatttattctaagtcgaaaaggggccataattcagtcaaaatgcttgatagagttgcctcctcctttttacagactggagtcatgatggtaaacaagtatgcaaaatatgaaagcagtatctcaattgactttgaaaatatttggggtggtacgcaaactttaacatttattctaagtcgaaaaggggccataattcagtcaaaatgcttgatagagttgcctcctcctttttacagactggggtcatgatggtaaacaagtatgcaaaatatgaaagcaatatctcaatggactttgaaaatatttggggtggtacgcacactttaacatttattctgtcgaaaaggggccataattcagtcaaaatgcttgacagagttgcctcctcctttttacagactggggtcatgatggtaaacaagtatgcaaaatataaaagcaatatctcaatggactttgaaaatatttggggtggtacgcaaactttaacatttattctaagtcgaaaaggggccataattcagtcaaaatgcttgatagagttgcctcctcctttttacagactgggggtgtttggggtggtacgcaagctttaacatttgtgtgacgctcatgctcaCGCCGAcgagagtaggatagctcccctattcttcgaatagtcgagcttaaaaggAGACTAAATATTGTACGACTTCTGTTTGTGCAATAATACAAATATGACCCAGTAACCACTGAAAGCCCAACAATTGTCTGAAGCGAAAGAGCTCCTATTTAGGTTCCTCATTCCCCTAAACTTAAacttctgacatttttttttcaccaagtTCAAAGAATATGCATTGATCTAGCATCTCAAGAGAAGAAgttgctaaaacattttttttattttatttaaattttggtgATTCCTAGATGGCATTTCAAAGAAGAagtatttaatcaaacttgagAAAGGTCCATCCAAGAATACTACAGACCAATTTTGGTGAAGACTGTCTGCCATAAAAGGCAGTCAAAGCAGAACTATTTGAAAAGGACATTACAGATCAAGTTAAGTGCAATTCTAACTAGTAGTTTCAGAGACAGTTTAATTAAAAACGCTATACCAATTGACCTCTGACCTATTAACTCTAAAaactgaccacaagcaatcatcctaaCATTCTTTAGTTAATGAACGGAAACCATTTCTAGCctcagtcactgtgaccttgacctttgacctattgaccctcAAAACTATAAGGGTCATCTATTTACCACTgaaaatcatcctattaagtttgactAGTCAGTAACAAAGGATTCTCTACTTACTGACCAAATCAAATAGTCTACTGACATACAGActgacaatgagcaaaacaatcaAAAGTTGGAATAAAAAGCTTCTTGTTCTATTGAGTATTTAGGTTCTTCTTTTGCTTTTCAAATCCCatttatgatttataaaaaatattttgaccaatacAGATTATTATTGCTAAGTAATTATTGTATACCCGTACATAATGCAGCAAAAAACTGGGAATTACAGTTACATGTGTGGATATATCCCTTTGAGCAGAAAATTTCTGTACAGTTAATTATAACAATATAACAAATTAATACTAATTTACTTACTGGTTCAGTGCACTGCTCCCTACACACTGAGAACTGTTCAGGGGTCAGTCTCTCTGCCCACTCTGCCTTTGTCAGATTTCTCAATTCTTTGTGTGTAACTGGATGTGCATAACCTCAAAttgaaaaagtagaaaaaagatAAAGATATCTGATGccaaacatttatttcaaatgcagaaaatcttcatcaaattctACAAAATACTGGTATATAAATTGTTTATGTAGAGCTAGATTCAAATTAAAAGTCATGAAGGAACAGTCATTAAATTTATTATAACAAGTTTGACTTGGTGACAGGTTTAAATATGGATTCtgcagttttaaagaaaaaaacttcaGCTCTTACGctaaatgacctagtttttcgaaCAAGCAGAACTTTAGCAGCACTGCCTCATTCTAAAGAAGTTTCTGGTCAAGTTTTGCAATATTACCATAACAACAGCTTAAGCTTTGTCAGGAGATGTACCTCTGACAAATTAACTTATGGTACATTAATTGTGAAATGCAtgagttttctttatttttaccaACTGTGTCATATGATAAAGTTTATGATGTGAAAGATCTATTTTAAGTCTAAATCAAAACCTTTAAATGTAATAGCACAGATGAAGTAAAATTGCATCAAcatgaacctgaaattctaagaaaggggcataattcatgaattattggcataagagttatgacccttgtatcATGATGCCAGTGATGATTTGGAACAACTACTCTATGTCTAAATGAAatccattttataataaaaaagactaagagtgcatcaaaacttatacccaaaattttatactttatttagccAAGCTCAAATGTAATTATATGTAATAGGAGCAGGAAAATGTGCAGCCCGGTACAGGattcgaacctgcgaccttctgcttgcaagtcagatgctctaccaactgagctaatcggacaaccGATATCATAGaccaaatatatatacattatatagacactgctacattcctccctccattttttaaagacaaactcagattcttttgactaacccagccattgcttcaccctagctctaggattccaaggctagtcatCACACTCGCGGCACCAATgcaataggagcggaaaaatgtgcagcccaaAAAAATGCTAAACTTgcttaaggcatcgcctacagtggcggccatttgactcaaaattttacatgcaaattttcataaaaataaaagatgactaagtggttataataaagtcaataaatttgtcataattgtgtttaaaatatctatgtgaacatatgcaagtagaaggatgtgcatttcactacctgtattatgcctttattcgatatttttctatgacaaaattttgcaattttacgtgcagtcaaactcaatatatattcaatacatttcaaagatagttacagccaattgtaaagcagaccgtgaagaataaagtcttcagaaattattttgaaattttacctgattactgaattatacaaaaaaatcccaacaccatcaatttatccaatttgtgttatctgttcacacataatttacatgtatataaacaggtgatattataggattatgtataggtttacctggctacctgtggtcagtaatgcatgtacaaacaacattttaaattaaatttacatggggttgtctttttgtgtct
The Mercenaria mercenaria strain notata chromosome 10, MADL_Memer_1, whole genome shotgun sequence genome window above contains:
- the LOC123561693 gene encoding peptide methionine sulfoxide reductase MsrB-like: MSFLALCRRFPGTSVRTSTAFTVLKKSQNSAQCLTAINRCYAHPVTHKELRNLTKAEWAERLTPEQFSVCREQCTEPPFSGMYNSHYERGTYTCVCCGEGLFSSDSKYDSGTGWPSFSDVYKQEETGLPNVIERPENSAGRSTFRTEVICRKCDSHLGHVFDDGPAPTAKRYCINSVALDFEPETKK